The following nucleotide sequence is from Tolumonas lignilytica.
CCGGCTGCAAATTAGTGCCTGTTTGTCGTCTGACGCGAGCCTTAAAAGTGGGAATGGAAGCTTTTCTGACGGCGATGGATGATTTTACGTTGTCCGATCTGGTGAACAACGCCGATCAGATCATTGCGATATTGCAGATCGACGTTGATGCCATTCCCGTTCCCACGCAAAAAACGGCTTGATGGCTTACCAGTAATTTTCCATGGTGATGTGCCCCGGTTCCCGCCGGAGATTCTTTTTCAGCCCTTTTTGCTCTAAGGCATGAAAGGTATCTTTTACCATCGCCGGATTACCGCACAACATGGTTTGCGTACACGTTGGTGAAATCACCAAACCCGCCGATGCTTCCAGCAAGCCATTATCCAGTAACGCCGGAATGCGCCCTTGCAGAATATCCAGGCACTCTTCCCGGCTCACAATCGGAATATAGCGAAAGCGTGGTGACCATTGTGTCTTAAACGATTGTATTAGAGATTGATAGGTCAGATCTTCCCGCTCACGAACACCATGCACCAACACGACATTCTGAAAACGCTGAAACACCTGTTGTTCAGAAAGAATGGCCAGAAATGGCCCGATCGCTGTGCCAGTTGCCATCATCCAGAGATCACGCCCTTCTGGCACTTCGGCTAACGTCATAAACCCGCTGGCTTCATGCGAAATTTGTAATTCGTCGCCCGGTTGTAAATTAAAGAGATGTGGTGATAGCCGGCCTTCCGGAATTTTGATCAGATAAAACTCGTGATATTCCGCTTGCGGTGGGTTTACAAACGAATAGGCGCGGCCTACCCGTTCGCCATCAATGATCAGTGACAACTTACCAAATTGCCCCGCGACATACGGGGCTAAATCGGCTTTTACCTTGATCGAACAGAGCCGGTCATTCCAGCGAATGACCTCATGTACTCTTCCGTTTACCCAGTTAGTCATATACGCCCCTTACCCTAACGGAAATAAAAAGCATCAGAACTAAAATGCAACTGAATCGAGAACATACCTCATAGCTTAGGCTAATTTTCAGACAACTGCTTTATCAACGCCATACTACGCGTGATATGTTGCCCGCTGGTGACAAAACCAACTAAGGCATCTTGTCGGAATGCCTGCCCAGTCAGACCGCTGTCGTCTTCATCTAACTGCCAAATCAAATCATCGCTGCGTACTTCACCAGCCAGCTGTACCGGATAACTGCTGGTTTTCACATTGACCGGCATCACCGGCCACTGCACCTGCGTCTGTTCGCCAGCCAATGTTTTCGCTAACGCCTGCGCACTCACGGTGATCGGTTGTAAATAAGGTAATAACTGCCCGTCAATTTCGGCACAATCACCCAGCGCATAAATGTGCGCCGCGCTGGTTATCAGTTGCTTATCGACCACGATCCCCCGGTTTACATTCAGCCCGGCAGCTTGCGCCAACGCGATCCGCGGACGCAACCCGGCAGCACACACCACACTATCAATTACAATTGATGAACCATCACTAAATGTTGCCAGCAAACCATCACTTTGCTGATTTAATGATGCGAGGGTTGTATTGAAAGCAAACTCACAGCCAGCCTGAGCCAGCACGTTATGTAACCGCTCACTGACAAATTCGGGCGTTAACGAACACAACAGTCGGTCAGTCGGATCACACAAAGTTACCTGTTTTCCAGCCAGCAGAAAATCATTCGCCAGCTCACTGCCAATCAGACCACTGCCGACGATCAATACCCGTTGGCTGTTCGCCAATTGATTCTGATATTGCTGATAATGCTGCAAACTGTTCAGCGTGATGATCTCATCTATCGCATCGCCACCGATGGGCGGAACCCATGCCTCAGCCCCCACAGCCAACACCAGATCGCGATAAGGTAATTCCCGCTCCGCCAGTTGAATCACTTGTCGTTCAGGGTCAATCGCTTTCACTTG
It contains:
- the norW gene encoding NADH:flavorubredoxin reductase NorW is translated as MAAHHPVVIVGSGYAGLQLARQFRRQAPATPLVIVCADDGADYPKPQLSHAVSKRQSATDLIRKSAKEVALELKALLITGQQVKAIDPERQVIQLAERELPYRDLVLAVGAEAWVPPIGGDAIDEIITLNSLQHYQQYQNQLANSQRVLIVGSGLIGSELANDFLLAGKQVTLCDPTDRLLCSLTPEFVSERLHNVLAQAGCEFAFNTTLASLNQQSDGLLATFSDGSSIVIDSVVCAAGLRPRIALAQAAGLNVNRGIVVDKQLITSAAHIYALGDCAEIDGQLLPYLQPITVSAQALAKTLAGEQTQVQWPVMPVNVKTSSYPVQLAGEVRSDDLIWQLDEDDSGLTGQAFRQDALVGFVTSGQHITRSMALIKQLSEN
- a CDS encoding ferredoxin--NADP reductase, yielding MTNWVNGRVHEVIRWNDRLCSIKVKADLAPYVAGQFGKLSLIIDGERVGRAYSFVNPPQAEYHEFYLIKIPEGRLSPHLFNLQPGDELQISHEASGFMTLAEVPEGRDLWMMATGTAIGPFLAILSEQQVFQRFQNVVLVHGVREREDLTYQSLIQSFKTQWSPRFRYIPIVSREECLDILQGRIPALLDNGLLEASAGLVISPTCTQTMLCGNPAMVKDTFHALEQKGLKKNLRREPGHITMENYW